One window of Aliarcobacter lanthieri genomic DNA carries:
- a CDS encoding DUF4198 domain-containing protein: MKKSLLALCFAMYANAHFLALIPATDNVVDKKDANLKIETMFIHPFEQSGMNMEKPKGFYVNDTKNSLNITEIKKFGEKAWTTNFDIKKPGLYQFFVQPEPYFEQAEEVFISHVPKVIVSAFGVEDGWDEPIGLEYEIVPLTKPFALYSGNIFQGKVVKNGKTIPNVQVEVELYNEFGLKAPTENHITQSVKTDDNGVFSFVMNHKGWWGFAALIEEGEKEYKGKKYPIENGALLWLKAY, from the coding sequence ATGAAGAAAAGCTTATTAGCTCTATGTTTTGCAATGTATGCCAATGCTCATTTTTTAGCATTAATTCCAGCTACAGATAATGTTGTTGACAAGAAAGATGCAAATTTAAAAATTGAAACTATGTTTATTCATCCTTTTGAACAAAGTGGAATGAATATGGAAAAGCCAAAAGGTTTTTATGTAAATGATACAAAAAATTCTTTGAATATTACTGAAATAAAAAAATTTGGAGAGAAGGCTTGGACTACAAATTTTGATATAAAAAAGCCAGGACTTTATCAGTTTTTTGTACAACCAGAACCATATTTTGAACAAGCTGAAGAAGTATTCATAAGTCATGTTCCAAAAGTAATTGTAAGTGCTTTTGGAGTTGAAGATGGTTGGGATGAACCAATTGGTTTAGAGTATGAAATTGTTCCTCTTACAAAACCTTTTGCTTTATATTCTGGAAATATTTTTCAAGGAAAAGTTGTAAAGAATGGAAAAACTATCCCAAATGTACAAGTAGAAGTTGAGTTATATAATGAGTTTGGATTAAAAGCTCCAACTGAAAATCATATTACTCAAAGTGTAAAGACTGATGATAATGGTGTTTTTTCTTTTGTTATGAATCATAAAGGTTGGTGGGGATTTGCAGCTTTAATTGAAGAAGGTGAAAAAGAATATAAAGGTAAAAAATATCCAATTGAAAATGGTGCTTTACTTTGGTTAAAAGCATATTAG
- the cbiM gene encoding cobalt transporter CbiM, protein MHISDGVLSLEVTIVSTIVSFGFLIYSFKNLTNEKISLSAAFSALFFIASFIHIPFGFTQIHLMLIGFIGIFLGNLAIFSISLALILQALLLGYGGISSLGANILIMGVSSYVVYLLFKLEIFKRLNEKIRFFLVGFLGVFIASLSLFLLLIFSKQEYEKVAYSILLINIPTMILEGVITLFLLIYIKKVMPNLLKGTNIC, encoded by the coding sequence ATGCATATAAGTGATGGTGTTTTAAGTCTAGAAGTAACAATAGTTTCTACTATTGTTTCTTTTGGCTTTTTAATTTATTCTTTTAAAAATCTTACAAATGAAAAAATATCTTTAAGCGCAGCTTTTAGTGCGTTATTTTTTATTGCCTCTTTTATACATATTCCTTTTGGATTTACTCAAATACACTTAATGCTTATAGGATTTATTGGGATTTTCTTAGGTAACTTAGCAATATTTTCAATATCATTGGCTTTAATTTTGCAAGCACTTCTTTTAGGATACGGAGGTATTAGTTCACTTGGAGCAAATATTTTGATTATGGGTGTATCTTCGTATGTTGTATATTTACTTTTTAAATTAGAGATTTTTAAAAGATTAAATGAAAAAATAAGATTTTTTTTAGTTGGATTTTTAGGAGTTTTTATAGCTTCATTGAGTCTTTTCTTACTTCTTATATTTTCAAAACAAGAATATGAAAAAGTAGCATATTCTATACTTCTTATAAATATTCCAACAATGATATTAGAAGGTGTAATTACACTATTTTTACTTATATATATTAAAAAAGTTATGCCAAATTTATTAAAAGGTACAAATATATGTTAA
- a CDS encoding energy-coupling factor transporter transmembrane component T gives MNLNPAISLILAFLYSLLLSFSNVEIYFLIPIVFLFIINFNNLFKILKKLFFLNIFIFVLSLFLYIESNFYEAINLFVRVNLIILFNLLLFSNSNGFDIVRGFYILKFPNKFVSTLYFTIKMIFELSLDIQNIKNSLITRNFKAKTNMFTYKTFGNIFGLLFVKSISRAMNLKSTFELRHFQGDIFLSDDFIVCKYDIILIFFISITLILKAFI, from the coding sequence TTGAATCTTAATCCTGCAATATCTTTAATTTTAGCTTTTTTATATAGTTTACTTTTAAGTTTCTCAAATGTTGAAATATATTTTTTAATTCCAATTGTTTTTTTGTTTATTATAAATTTTAATAATCTTTTTAAAATATTAAAGAAACTATTCTTTTTAAATATTTTCATATTTGTTTTATCGTTATTTTTATATATAGAATCAAACTTTTATGAAGCTATAAATCTATTTGTTAGAGTAAATTTGATAATTTTATTTAATCTTTTGCTATTTTCCAATTCAAATGGATTTGATATTGTAAGAGGATTTTATATTTTAAAATTCCCGAATAAATTTGTATCAACTTTGTATTTTACTATCAAGATGATTTTTGAATTAAGTTTAGATATACAGAATATAAAAAATTCTTTAATAACAAGAAATTTTAAAGCTAAAACCAATATGTTTACTTATAAAACTTTTGGAAATATTTTTGGACTTTTATTTGTAAAAAGTATTTCTAGAGCTATGAATTTGAAATCAACTTTTGAATTACGACATTTTCAAGGAGATATTTTTCTAAGTGATGATTTTATAGTTTGTAAATATGATATTATTTTAATCTTTTTTATTTCTATAACTTTAATTCTAAAGGCATTTATATGA
- a CDS encoding energy-coupling factor ABC transporter ATP-binding protein yields the protein MSCTLNLKNISYKKDDKVLFEDITFNLGHEEKIAIIGTNGCGKSTLLKLIVGLEKPNIGEIYLFHNLVKNKKDYERYRSDIGYLPQDVSSFFLSITVIEDIMFSLRVKGLNKDEAYAKSIEILKKLDILHLENRVIFELSGGEQKLVALSSLLVTEPKILLLDEPTNALDEESEKKILNILNSLNKSMIIVSHHKTFIGNLTNTIYKLDNKSLIKI from the coding sequence ATGAGTTGTACATTAAATTTAAAAAATATTTCATATAAAAAAGATGATAAAGTTTTATTTGAAGATATAACATTTAATTTAGGACATGAAGAAAAAATAGCAATAATTGGTACAAATGGTTGTGGTAAATCTACTCTTTTAAAATTGATTGTGGGATTAGAAAAACCAAATATTGGAGAAATATATCTTTTTCATAATTTAGTAAAAAACAAGAAAGACTATGAAAGATATAGAAGTGATATAGGCTATTTACCACAAGATGTAAGTAGCTTTTTCTTATCTATTACAGTTATTGAAGATATTATGTTTTCTCTTAGAGTAAAAGGTTTAAATAAAGATGAAGCTTATGCAAAGAGTATTGAAATATTAAAAAAATTAGATATTTTACATTTAGAAAATAGAGTAATATTTGAATTAAGTGGAGGAGAGCAAAAACTTGTAGCATTATCTTCCCTTTTGGTAACTGAGCCTAAAATTCTTCTATTAGATGAACCCACTAATGCCTTAGATGAAGAGAGTGAAAAAAAGATTTTAAATATATTAAACTCTTTGAATAAATCTATGATTATTGTATCACATCATAAAACTTTTATTGGAAATTTAACAAATACTATTTATAAACTAGATAATAAATCATTAATAAAAATTTAA
- a CDS encoding exonuclease SbcCD subunit D C-terminal domain-containing protein, which yields MKILHTSDWHLGQNFMGKSRVDEHEAFLSWLLKIIEEKQIEILLVSGDIFDTGTPPNYALELYYNFLKELSNIKSLITTIITAGNHDSVSTLKAPKQLLEVLNVHVITTGDEDENVIIPIYKNNDLISIVCAVPFLRDSVIRQSLSGITIREKEKLANSGIKAYYENCYKKALELKQDKNIPIIGMGHLTTVGSRSSQSERDIYIGGTIDIGGDYLASMFDYVVLGHLHINQVVGNNEHVRYSGSPIPLSFSESKNSQKVNLVSFTQNEMSIEEIEVPLYRKLLVIKGNYETIKNELTKIEDKNSWIEVHISDDNAMYANNEIRQLASKLELILLAVKIDKSEKQLKANELKVISLDELSVEQVFEKRLELEKLEYKEFEKELLLNFKEVVSKVQSL from the coding sequence ATGAAGATTTTACATACATCAGACTGGCATCTTGGTCAAAACTTTATGGGAAAAAGTAGGGTAGATGAGCATGAAGCTTTTCTCTCTTGGCTTTTAAAAATAATAGAAGAAAAACAAATTGAAATATTGCTAGTGTCTGGAGATATTTTTGATACTGGAACTCCACCAAATTATGCTTTAGAACTTTATTATAATTTTTTAAAAGAACTATCAAATATCAAATCATTAATCACTACTATTATAACTGCTGGAAATCATGATTCAGTATCAACTCTAAAAGCACCAAAACAACTTTTAGAAGTTTTAAATGTTCATGTTATAACAACTGGTGATGAAGATGAAAATGTAATTATTCCTATATATAAAAATAATGATTTAATATCTATTGTTTGTGCTGTTCCATTTTTAAGAGATAGTGTTATTAGACAATCTCTTAGTGGAATAACAATAAGAGAAAAAGAGAAACTAGCAAATAGTGGAATTAAAGCTTATTATGAAAACTGCTACAAAAAAGCACTTGAATTAAAACAAGATAAGAATATACCAATAATTGGAATGGGACACTTAACAACAGTTGGAAGTAGAAGTTCTCAAAGTGAAAGAGATATTTATATTGGTGGAACTATTGATATTGGTGGAGATTACTTAGCTTCTATGTTTGATTATGTTGTTTTAGGACATCTTCATATAAATCAAGTTGTTGGAAATAATGAACATGTTAGATATTCAGGTTCTCCAATACCTCTTAGTTTTTCTGAATCAAAAAACAGTCAAAAAGTAAATCTTGTATCTTTTACTCAAAATGAAATGAGTATAGAAGAAATAGAAGTTCCGCTTTATAGAAAACTACTTGTCATTAAAGGTAATTATGAAACTATAAAAAATGAACTTACTAAAATTGAAGATAAAAACTCTTGGATAGAAGTTCATATATCTGATGATAATGCGATGTATGCAAATAATGAAATCAGACAACTTGCTTCAAAACTTGAACTAATACTGCTTGCTGTAAAAATAGACAAAAGTGAAAAGCAATTAAAAGCTAATGAATTAAAGGTAATAAGTTTAGATGAATTGTCAGTTGAACAAGTATTTGAAAAGAGATTAGAACTTGAAAAGTTAGAATATAAAGAGTTTGAAAAAGAACTACTTTTAAACTTTAAAGAAGTAGTTTCTAAGGTGCAAAGCCTATGA